The Psychrobacter arenosus region CGAGCCTTGGGCACAGAATTTCAATATGGAAAGCTATATTGTCGAAGAGTTTTATGACTTGATTCGCAGTCAGTTTCCGGTGACCAGTATTGGTATTACCGGCCACTCTATGGGTGGCCACGGTGCCTTAATGTTTGGTTTTAAATATCCGAGCAAGTTTGTCAGTGTTTCTGCCATTGCGCCCGTTTGTGAAGCCAGTCAGTCTGAATGGGGGCAAGAGGCTTACCAAGCTTATTTCGGTGATGACCAGAGCGAGTGGGCACAATACGATGCTACTAGCGCTATCCGCCAAGCGGGTAAACAGTATCCGGCGCTATTGGTCGACCAAGGCGCGGCAGATGATTTTTATTTAGACGGTAAGCTACAGACGGAAAAGCTACCAGCCGTTTGCCGAGAAGTGAAGCAACCCCTGACTTTACGCTATCACGCCGGTTTCGATCACAGTTACTACTTTATTCAAAGTGTGCTTGAAGACCATCTGTATCACCATCTAAAAGCCGCTAATTTAGCTGGTTAATATAAGCAGTCGATACAATTTGCGTAATTCACTCAGGATGATTTTATGACTAATACGACCAAAGTATCGGCAAAGATGACAGCAGCTGCGGATACTCCCCTAGAGAGTGCTTCTTTAGCGGTAATGCAGGCAGATATGACAGCTGCCTTACGCGATAAGCAATCAGCCAGTGCCAACACTGCGTCTACAGAAGCGGGCAATCAGGCAGCTAGTCTGTTAGCCGATGCTAAGACGGTAACAGATACCGCTAGTCTTGATGAAGTGCAATTATCCCGTGTTATTGAAATGGCTTGGGAAGACAGAACGCCATTTGCGGCTATCGAGCACAATTATGGCTTAAACGAGTCCGCCGTGATTGACTTAATGCGCCAACAGTTAAAGCCTTCTTCTTTTAAATTGTGGCGGGAGCGGGTGACCAATCGCGCCACTAAGCACGAGGCCAAGCGCACCTTTACGGTAGGGCGTAGTTATTGTAAAACCCAGTATAAACAAAGATAACAATCAGGTTTTATTAGCAACGCTACGGTATCAGGCCATGAGCTGCTTTTATAAAAGAGTAGGCGGTCGGGTTAAATCGGCGCGCCTGCTTGATTTTCAGTTTATCTTGCCCCAGTATTTACCTATCAACATTCTGTTTTTAGCCCATTTTTAAGCCACTGACTTAAGGTAGCTATCTTATGATTTGCCCCGATCAACCTTATCTTATCGCCCCCTCTATTTTATCTGCTGATTTTGCTCGTCTGGGCGAAGAAGTAGACACGGTCATGAAAGCCGGTG contains the following coding sequences:
- the fghA gene encoding S-formylglutathione hydrolase → MTNLTLTSDNRCFEGQQRYYSHESTSTGTAMSFSIYLPDEAVAGQTCPALLYLSGLTCNADNVTHKGHFQRLCSELGMIFIAPDTSPRGEEVPNDERYYVGQGASYYVDAKCEPWAQNFNMESYIVEEFYDLIRSQFPVTSIGITGHSMGGHGALMFGFKYPSKFVSVSAIAPVCEASQSEWGQEAYQAYFGDDQSEWAQYDATSAIRQAGKQYPALLVDQGAADDFYLDGKLQTEKLPAVCREVKQPLTLRYHAGFDHSYYFIQSVLEDHLYHHLKAANLAG
- a CDS encoding TIGR03643 family protein; translation: MLADAKTVTDTASLDEVQLSRVIEMAWEDRTPFAAIEHNYGLNESAVIDLMRQQLKPSSFKLWRERVTNRATKHEAKRTFTVGRSYCKTQYKQR